From a region of the Daphnia pulicaria isolate SC F1-1A chromosome 1, SC_F0-13Bv2, whole genome shotgun sequence genome:
- the LOC124336403 gene encoding SAGA-associated factor 29-like gives MALSLDSATQQVQERLKGIYKLVKQIQEEKVRNEGNLNAVIKAHEKLQSDDKISPYHKSKLKGLYCSVVADAEKEEDLIRKALSKIYEIRVIRHERRIQAKQAGSKETIRRGALMKMLLVTAQTLPLWISKSGQQPPALCGAVPADPTYVAKLGDIVAALVKSTDGDENWILAEVVQYLASSGRYEVDDIDEEQKERHTLSKRRVIPLPLMRANPETDPDALFPKGATVMALYPQTTCFYKAVINQLPQTAQDEYQVLFEDSSYTEGFSPPLMVAQRYVIAIKEKKK, from the exons ATGGCTTTGTCATTAGATTCTGCCACACAGCAAGTCCAA GAACGGTTGAAGGGGATCTACAAGTTGGTCAAGCAGATTCAAGAAGAGAAAGTTCGTAATGAAGGCAACTTAAATGCTGTTATCAAAGCTCATGAAAAACTTCAGTCAGATGACAAAATTTCTCCATATCACAAG TCTAAATTAAAAGGACTGTATTGCTCTGTGGTGGCTGATgctgaaaaagaagaggaccTTATTCGTAAGGCATTAAGCAAAATCTATGAAATTCGCGTCATCAGACATGAAAGGAGAATTCAG GCAAAACAAGCTGGCAGTAAGGAAACTATAAGAAGAGGTGCTCTCATGAAAATGCTTCTCGTTACTGCTCAAACTCTCCCGCTGTGGATCAGTAAGTCAGGACAACAGCCACCAGCATTATGTGGAGCAGTTCCAGCTGACCCAACTTACGTTGCCAAA CTGGGAGATATTGTTGCGGCTTTGGTAAAGAGTACAGACGGCGATGAGAATTGGATTTTGGCAGAAGTCGTTCAATATTTAGCTTCTTCTGGGCGCTATGAAGTGGATGATATTGACGAGGAACAGAAAGAGCGACACACTTTAAGCAAACGCAGAGTAATTCCTCTTCCTTTGATGCGAGCTAATCCTGAAACCGATCCCGATGCTTTGTTCCCAAAAGGAGCCActg tCATGGCTTTGTATCCACAAACGACCTGTTTTTACAAAGCGGTAATCAATCAATTACCCCAAACAGCTCAAGATGAATACCAAGTTCTTTTTGAAGATTCTAGCTATACTGAAGGATTCAGTCCGCCTTTGATGGTGGCGCAACGATATGTCATAGCtatcaaagagaaaaagaaatga
- the LOC124337079 gene encoding uncharacterized protein LOC124337079, which produces MTEPTSRPMTIRGPYENERARLDGTMTDLDREWRKKWLKAQELGHHEPRTQFSASQMEMNPIRRAYRFPLDFVFSKLQSRLGDKTQITRYWVGKYLLAGWLVLGITYNLKYNSHDWTRKKGFAIFGSRTAVYPGDPNFPKVSDKMKPSDYADYGFKNSPI; this is translated from the exons ATGACGGAACCTACTTCTCGACCCATGACCATCAGGGGCCCCTACGAGAATGAAAGAGCTCGTTTGGATGGAACGATGACCGATTTGGATCGTGAATGGCGAAAAAAATGGCTCAAAGCTCAGGAGTTGGGCCACCATGAACCTCGTACGCAATTTAGTGCCAGCCAAATGGAAATGAATCCAATCCGTCGAGCATATCGTTTTCCCCttgattttgtcttttctAAACTTCAATCTAGATTG GGAGACAAAACTCAGATTACTCGCTATTGGGTTGGTAAATATCTTCTTGCTGGATGGCTGGTTTTGGGAATTACATACAATCTGAAGTACAACTCTCAT GACTGGACTCGCAAGAAAGGATTTGCGATTTTCGGCTCCAGAACCGCAGTTTACCCAGGAGATCCGAACTTCCCTAAAGTTTCCGATAAAATGAAGCCTTCTGACTACGCCGACTACGGATTCAAAAACTCTCCCATTTAA
- the LOC124336321 gene encoding protein ABHD14B-like, which produces MVVLGRTAKIVLSSGALLLVLWVTLLVFSASSIEESSSPTQPLKDVKQPYITKKKKKVQEKEPDTPWRRVNLKELVIPESAKEAAKNITPAILHLSVRQIDTFSLVVTPPEIKSNLTFLFLHGAAFKSQDWADLGTLGLLGALGYKSVAVDLPGFGKTTTALDGIRDNYVSKVDYATTLVKELQLQKKQIILVSPSMSGNYALPYILTHPEMMAGFVVISPAASGIVPPSKVRALQVPTILIYGDRDTSLGPTSHRDLKTIPNFQAFILPKAGHAAYLDQPDQFHTLLYNFAKKIDSFPW; this is translated from the exons ATGGTGGTCCTAGGGAGAACTGCAAAGATTGTATTGAGCTCAGGTGCTCTGCTTTTGGTGCTCTGGGTAACCCTGCTAGTCTTCAGTGCTTCTTCGATAGAAGAATCTTCATCTCCTACACAACCTTTAAAGGATGTCAAGCAG CCATACAtcaccaagaaaaagaagaaagttcaAGAAAAGGAACCAGATACCCCGTGGAGAAGAGTGAATCTCAAAGAGCTGGTCATCCCTGAAAGTGCCAAAGAAGCAGCCAAAAACATAACACCAGCTATTCTGCATCTATCTGTCAGG CAAATTGATACATTCTCTCTAGTGGTTACTCCCCCAGAGATTAAATCGAATTTGACCttccttttccttcatggagcAGCATTTAAATCTCAAGATTGGGCAGATTTGGGAACTCTTGGACTCTTGGGTGCATTAGGATACAAAAGTGTTGCCGTAGATCTCCCAG GttttggaaaaacaacaactgcaTTGGACGGTATCAGAGATAACTATGTCAGCAAAGTAGATTATGCTACGACCCTAGTAAAAGAGCTTCAActtcagaaaaaacaaatcatcttGGTCAGTCCATCTATGAGTGGAAACTATGCTCTGCCTTACATTCTGACTCACCCAGAAATGATGGCTGGATTTGTTGTCATCTCCCCTGCTGCATCTGGTATTGTACCTCCCAGCAAAGTCAGGGCTCTGCAG GTGCCTACAATTTTAATCTATGGAGATAGAGATACCTCATTGGGTCCGACGTCGCATCGTGATCTCAAAACCATACCAAATTTCCAGGCGTTCATCTTGCCTAAAGCTGGTCACGCTGCTTATCTGGATCAGCCCGATCAATTCCACACACTTTTGTACaactttgcaaaaaaaatcgattcctTTCCTTGGTGA